A region from the Algoriphagus machipongonensis genome encodes:
- a CDS encoding alpha-isopropylmalate synthase regulatory domain-containing protein encodes MNNQRRIEIMDTTLRDGEQTSGVSFLPSEKLQIAKLLLEELRVDRIEVASARVSDGELEGVQKITHWAAEKGYLDRVEVLGFVDTPSSVNWLLKAGAKVMNLLTKGSLNHLTHQLRKTKEEHFSDIAKSIAHAQENGIDVNIYLEDWSNGMRNSPEYTMDLIQFLSEKPIKRIMLPDTLGLLSPEETKAFLLDISEKYPSVHFDFHAHNDYDLSVANVMEAILNGASGIHTTINGLGERAGNAPLESVIAVIKDFTKFEINVQEQKIYRVSKLVEQFSGQHIPANKPVVGENVFTQTAGIHADGDNKKNLYFNDLLPERFGRERKYALGKTSGKANIVKNLEELGISLEKDELTKVTQRIIELGDKKERVTTEDLPYIISDVLQNNSISKNIQIEGYHMTHSKGLKPTVQLKMNIYGKMYDAIATGDGQYDSFMRALRKIYKSQKKELPKLIDYHVSIPPGGKTDAFVETVITWDFGKIFKTKGLDADQTVAAMMATEKMLNIVESFNQIPTQEESKFYGNEYRAVAG; translated from the coding sequence AGGTGTTTCCTTTTTGCCTTCTGAAAAGCTTCAGATAGCAAAGCTACTTTTGGAGGAACTCCGAGTAGATCGTATCGAGGTGGCTTCAGCTCGCGTTTCTGATGGTGAGCTTGAAGGTGTTCAGAAAATCACCCATTGGGCAGCAGAGAAAGGTTATTTGGATCGGGTAGAAGTATTGGGTTTTGTAGATACTCCTTCCTCGGTCAATTGGCTGCTAAAAGCAGGTGCCAAAGTGATGAATTTGCTAACCAAAGGATCGCTTAATCATCTGACCCATCAACTTAGAAAAACTAAAGAGGAGCATTTCTCGGATATTGCAAAAAGTATTGCTCATGCCCAGGAAAATGGAATAGATGTAAATATCTATCTCGAGGACTGGAGTAATGGGATGCGTAATTCCCCAGAATACACGATGGATCTGATTCAGTTTCTTTCAGAGAAGCCTATCAAAAGAATCATGCTCCCCGATACTTTAGGTTTACTTTCGCCAGAAGAAACAAAAGCGTTTTTGCTGGATATTTCTGAAAAGTATCCTTCTGTTCATTTTGATTTCCATGCCCATAATGATTACGATCTTTCTGTAGCAAATGTCATGGAGGCGATTCTAAATGGAGCTTCTGGTATTCATACCACCATCAATGGATTGGGTGAACGAGCAGGGAATGCACCATTGGAGTCAGTTATTGCTGTGATCAAGGATTTTACCAAGTTTGAAATCAATGTTCAAGAGCAGAAAATATACCGTGTCAGTAAGTTGGTAGAACAGTTTTCAGGTCAACATATTCCGGCTAATAAACCGGTGGTTGGAGAGAATGTATTTACCCAGACTGCAGGAATTCATGCGGACGGAGACAATAAGAAAAACCTGTATTTCAATGATCTTCTTCCAGAGAGATTTGGAAGGGAGAGGAAATATGCCTTGGGCAAGACTTCCGGTAAAGCGAATATTGTCAAAAATCTGGAAGAGCTCGGGATTTCTTTAGAGAAGGATGAGCTAACGAAAGTAACGCAGCGGATTATTGAACTAGGAGATAAGAAAGAGAGAGTCACTACAGAAGACCTTCCTTATATTATTTCAGATGTTCTCCAGAATAATTCTATTTCAAAAAATATTCAGATCGAAGGGTATCACATGACACATTCGAAGGGATTGAAGCCAACGGTTCAACTCAAAATGAATATTTATGGAAAAATGTATGATGCCATAGCCACAGGTGATGGGCAATACGATTCCTTTATGCGTGCTCTTCGGAAAATTTATAAGTCTCAGAAAAAAGAGCTTCCAAAATTGATTGATTATCATGTATCCATACCTCCAGGTGGTAAAACCGACGCATTCGTGGAAACGGTGATTACCTGGGATTTTGGAAAGATATTTAAAACGAAAGGCCTTGATGCCGATCAAACAGTGGCAGCGATGATGGCCACAGAGAAAATGCTGAACATTGTCGAATCTTTTAATCAAATACCCACCCAAGAAGAATCAAAATTCTATGGAAATGAATATCGCGCTGTTGCCGGGTGA